The stretch of DNA GCTTACTCTCTAAAAATCAGGATTTGGCatgagctcacctcgaaTGCTTCCTTGTCGCTTCCGATTATGCAGCCAGTCAAGCCTGAAGGGCAGTATTGAAACCTAGAAGCTTGGGCTTGACGTAATCGTTCTTTCAATTGTCGTCGCGCAACACCCGTTGGCGTCGTCACGGAGTGGGTGTATACGTAGAAACCACTACTTGCCGCAGCTCCTTGACAAGCTTGCGAATCGTCCGGTATGTTCTCTTCGGCACATAGACAAACGTACATTCCAGCATATCGACTCATACCAGCGCTTTGAAAAGTTGAACAGGCGGTGAAACACGCTTCCGGTGTTGCTACAAACGATGTTCGTGCAAATCCGTTACTGGTCACTGAAGAACCACAACTATACATCATCTGTTGATCAAACCGGATAAGTCTCACTGAGACCAGACGAGTGAAAATTCACCGGCACTGGCACTATCAGTACCTCAATCTGTTTCAAAGACCACCATCGACTATTGCTCATCAAGTGATAACGCTTCGGCGCCATACCCATCTGGATCTATTTATTGGTTGGATCCTGTGCCAAGACGAAAGACTCTTTCGCGGATCGTAAAGattcatgttgatcatctgatcttTTACTGGAATCTGGAGTCTTAGATAAGAAGGAACAAAACCAATATTTGAACAGATACCATCGCCTTTCCTCCCTCCTACATCGAATGTCTATAAGACACATCCTGCAATAATGTCAGCAACCATGACTCGttctccatcaccttccttcgGTGCCACCCAACGCAAGAAATCATATTCACCCCAACCGTCTCCTGCTCCATTCCTTACTCCTAACCCATTCGATACTCCTCAGAGACCACAGGGATTCTCATTCGcctcatcagcttcgagACCTCTACCTAGACGATTACTTTCACTCCAATcgtcttctgcttcttcttcttctcagaGGGTGACTCCATACTCCATACCAAGTCCCATatcacccatctcacctatttcgtctccttctctaccttctaAACCAAAACGACCCACTATCTCTCATCGATCACATTCGTTCTGCGCCTCAAGTTCCAATGCAACTTATGCACTCGCATCTGCCCCTTCCTCCGGACACTTATCTCCCGATAAGAGGGTCTTGGTGGCTCCTCCGCTTGAGAGGACGTTGAGTTCGATAGGTCAGAAGGGAAATACATCACCTCCTACTCAACAGATGCAACGACCCCTcggaatgggtatgggtattgAGAACATCAATTTGCAAAGGACTCCTACAAGGAATAACTCCAATTCCAACCTTAGAGGTGGAGTATTGAGCGAGAAAGATGTAAATTCCGaatatcaagtgagtcataAATCCATTGTAAATTCATACTGCTGTTCACCTGAGAGTGGGATCAATCCgttgatatatgattgtGTACTTCAATTTTCAATTTGTAGTCACCACCTACCATACCTACAATTTACgttcatccatctctcacACCACCAAGACCATCACTATCGACAACACAACAAGATGAATCTTCCAGATCGTCGTCTTTCGCTTCCTCAGCATCGACCGCTATCCTAACTCCGACTACACCACACGACCTTCTGTTCAAGAATGATCGACTAGCGAAAGATGACCgtgaagatgacgaagaggaggttcaagatcaaggtcaaggtgataaTGATCTTACACAAGgtgtcgatcatctcatgATTTAACaatgatcttcatctcattacGAGTTTTTCTGGGTTTTCATTCATCGGTGTCTGACATCTTGCTACTACCATACATTCATACACTTCGTTTCTGTTCATAACTGAAAACaaaaaaacaaacaaacaaacaaacaacaTCATTAACGACTTCTTCATGACcttttatatatatatcttcattATATTTACGAATATTAGATTGTTTCCATTCCCTTTTCACGAATTCGGTTAATGCTGTTCTTTGTCTTTGATACTGTATTGATAGCTTTATTTCTGGGTTGGATTCGATTGGGTTACGAAGATACAAAACATTATAgacttttctttttctctgATAATTATGAGCTGTATTGATAGTCTTGATTCTTAGTTACAGAATCCTTTTTGGCTTTCGTGGAATATGATGTAGTAAATAAACGAATGAAGAGATGTATGAAATCAGACTGATTAATATCGAACGTTCATATGCCTCTGATAACTTCTAGACCATTCCCAACTAATAAAACCAACTTAGTCAAAAACCCGGACAAACCACATCAAGAATGCATGCAATATACCTTGACAATTTAAGAACCTTGTAACAACCTCAAAGCCagttcctcatcatcctctaaCCTTGCTTTACTATcaagttcttcttcaacatcagGTTTGAATttgttctttctctttttcttgtTCCTAACTTCGACTTCGGGTtcagatgaaggtgaaggcgaTCGATCGTCGATATCCGAATGATCACCCTGGTCTGCTCCTCCGATATACGCCACAGGTACATCGGCATCTTCGTCAGACATATACTCTTTACGCATctgtatatgatatgatatttcaGTCAGTCAATCAGCAAAGTGGAGCGACATGGTCTCCATCCATCGATCcattgactcacctctctctccctctctttcctcttcctcttcaattcattcctcttctccttcgccaCGAGCTTATCAACCTCATTGGCAACTTTCATTTTCTCCCTCTGCTCTTCCAGGTACTCCCTTCGTTTAGCTTCTGACATGAATTGGTTCTCAACATCTTTACCAGTCTCATAGAAATTCCTAGATTCTCCTGTAACTTCATCGAAAATCAATTTCTCTCCTGTAACCCCAGtcttcaatttcgatttttTAGAGGTGGCAGctttcaatttcctctttGATAGATCTTCTGAGCTTATCAAAGGTTTCTCTGATCCCTTTACTAAACCAGTGATTGCAGTGgtttctttaccttctgcTACTTTGAGTAATTCACCATGcgatccttcatcatcatcatccgacaAATTATGATTCTTCCTTGCCAGCGTAAACACATCgtcatctccctcttcttcatcttcggctTCGCCATGAGAGACCAGCGCGGTATAATGGGGAGTGAGAATAGATTGGTTCTTTCGCTCAAACATTCTATCGTATTTTGTTCGGACTGCTGGGGCGGAGTTAGGCTAATCACGCGGAAGATGTATAATTAGCATTCcaacaaaaaaaaaagcaAGTCGAATGGACCGACTGTATGAGGAACTTACTTTGTCAAAGGACGATgaatcactttcactctcactctcatcttcaactttaTCCCCTGCATTaacatcctcctcttcctcttcatcacttccTTCGTCACttgtctcctcttcatcctcgtcagACTCGTCATCACTTCCCACCACACCTCTCTCCTCCACcctcacttcctcctcatcctttttctcattctcatccttcttctgaccACCTCGGACTTTCGAAGCTTTCTGCTCCGCAAATTTGATCTGGGGTGCACCAGGTAGACCCATACTTTCCGCAAAAGCTTCGGCGGGTAACTCTGATAATTTGAAAACAGATTTATCTTTTTGGATATGAACCGATTTCATGTACGAGATGAATGCCTAGAAGTCATCAAACAAATATTTAATCTCTGACCTCTGAAAGAGGTATTCGAATTAGACTAATCGATCATGTAAGAATAACTCACCCTTTGACCTAGGTATTTAATTTCAGGTTCTCTGAAAGCGAAATTTTGCATTTGCTGTTTCAGATTACCCATTTTACTCTGTTTGATCTTTATTTTCTTcacatccaacatcttctctttgaACCTATCTAACATCCCTTGCTCCTCGCTGGGACACAATAACGTCAACGCATGTCCCCCAGCTTGATATCGAGCCGTTCGTCCGATTCTGTGGATGTACGTATCGACATCGTCTGGACAATCTAATTGTATTACCCAATCTACTGCGGGGAAATCTAAACCTCGAGCAGCAACGTCGGTACAGATCAACAAGGCATGTTTGGAACTAGAGTATTTCTGGAAGATCGTTAGACGCGTAGCTTGCTTTTGTTTTCCGTGGAGATGCATTAATGGTAGACCGGGATGAAGTCTTTTGAAGGtttcgaagatgaatcgGACCTGAAGAAATATTTCATCCAGCACCGATCGTCAGAATTCGTAGTACGTCCATCAGATCTTCAGAGCAGATGTATAGCAACGTAACCAAAACTGACCTGTTTACCCGAAGTAACGAAAACAattcctttcatcttcaaatgaCTCTTCACAAAACCCCATAACGTATCCAGTTTCCGTTCGAGGCCAACCACAGCATAATACTGTTCCAAGTTGGAAGGTACCACGCCCTCTTCACCAGCTTTATTACAATTGATATATTCAGGTTGATATAACGATAATTTAGCCAATGCAGCTAGATCTTTCGTTTGAGTGGCCGAAAACAACAGTGTCTGACGTGTGGGTCTGGTAGATGAATTTGAAGTGGAAATACCAGGGGAGAAATGGCCTATGATCGCTCTCAGGGCTGGAAGAAATCCCAAATCAAGTAATCTATCCGCTTCGTCCAACACTATAATATGGAAATCGAACCAAGTCAGCTCGACTCAATGACTGCATTTCATACAGAACAGTGTGTGATGTTCGGAATAGTAACATGACACCTACCTAGAACCTTCACACCTGAAGATTCGAATCCGACAGTACTATCCAAATGCTGCAGCAATCTACCAGGAGTAGCAATAAGGATATTCATCCTTCCCAACCTCTCTTGCTCCTCTTTGAGTGGTTTACCACCTATGACCAAACCAGCTGAGAAATTATGATATTTTCCTATATCCCTTAGTTGATTGAAAGTCTGCACGGCCAATTCCCTTGTAGGTGATATGACGACTGCTCCCAACCCATCCATCGGACCCCATTTATCTAGGTATAATCTCTCTAACATTGGTATGAGGAAGGCAAGAGTTTTGCCCGAGCCGGTTTTGGCTGAACCAAGAAGATCTTGACCACGGAGCGCAGGGGGGATGGCCAGTTGTTGGATAGGTGTAGGGTTGAGGAAATGACTGCTTTTGAGACCTTTATGATATTCCGTGAGCTATTAACGGGTCATGTTACTCACAATGaaagaactcacctttcaaagttcgggaagaaagaggtagCTCATTGAACAAAGTGATCTCGGCAGGAGGTATCTGTTACAGCCATCAGCTACGCAGTGAACTTCAAAATCACTCTTGTCAGCTTACCCAACTGTCCACTTTTGCTTGGAGCTCCTTcagctcttcatcgatcttcaatctcttggCTTGATTGCTCTTCAATCTAGGTTGAGCGGGTTTGCCCTTGCCACCTTTCCCCTTGGCTCCAGGGGCTGATTTTGAGGAAGAAGCCTTGTTATCTACGAAAGCCATCTtcgaaagaggatgatcttcTGAATACCACGTTGTGTCTATGGCTGTGAGAGATCCAGATGTACTCCAAGAGTGATAACAAGCTTTTCCGAGCAGTTTGTCAACAGATGGATCCCAGAAAAATCTTGACTTTCTGAAAATATGGAAAGATGCCACGTGGGATGTGCCTGATTGCCTCTGTGGAGACCGTGGGAGAGCTGACTGGGATGGGTAACGGGTAAATGGGTAAATGTCATGTCGTCATGGAATCATGTTGACGCGCAAGATGGCATGGATCAAGCAAGATGCAGTGGTAAGTGGTATACCAGCTTATACCGTAAGATCGCGAGCGACCGAGGGTATCTCCAGCTCACAACTCCACATCATCAGCGGAAATCTACATCGGAGAACGGAAGGATAGTAATATCGAACGAAAGGATCACCGGGAAATCAGTCTTCCAAaaacatcattcaacatgACCAAAGCCGAAGCCACACCGACCCAACCGAAAGCCCGATCTTCACCTAGACTATCATCCGCATCAGCTAAACCCACACCTAGTAGATCATCCAAGAAACCCTCTACTCCGTTGAAAAACAGTATCACCTCGACACCCAGCAGAAGATCGTCAGGTAAATGGATCGAAAAATCAGCAAAGACTTCGCCGTATTTTGATAAATccaaaggcaaaggcaaGGTAGCACAAccgaagaaggtgaaagggaaagcgaaagatgaagaagatgaagatggggattCACCCAGTGGACTGACAGAATCGGACGAACCGAGCTCATCAGATGACGGAGgctcagaagatgatttcgatccttcttcctctagtGAGCCTGATGAGCTCATCGAGGAGGaatcggatgaagaaggatcgataGATTCAGAATTCTTAGATGAGGATCaaccaaagaagaaaatTGGTAATAAGAGGAAATCCGTCTCCGgtggtggtaaaggtgggGGAGTAGCGAAGAAAGTCAAACTGTCTAACGGGATTGGGACTGGAGTCGGGAAGGGTGAATCAGATGT from Kwoniella europaea PYCC6329 chromosome 2, complete sequence encodes:
- a CDS encoding ATP-dependent RNA helicase DBP4 is translated as MAFVDNKASSSKSAPGAKGKGGKGKPAQPRLKSNQAKRLKIDEELKELQAKVDSWIPPAEITLFNELPLSSRTLKGLKSSHFLNPTPIQQLAIPPALRGQDLLGSAKTGSGKTLAFLIPMLERLYLDKWGPMDGLGAVVISPTRELAVQTFNQLRDIGKYHNFSAGLVIGGKPLKEEQERLGRMNILIATPGRLLQHLDSTVGFESSGVKVLVLDEADRLLDLGFLPALRAIIGHFSPGISTSNSSTRPTRQTLLFSATQTKDLAALAKLSLYQPEYINCNKAGEEGVVPSNLEQYYAVVGLERKLDTLWGFVKSHLKMKGIVFVTSGKQVRFIFETFKRLHPGLPLMHLHGKQKQATRLTIFQKYSSSKHALLICTDVAARGLDFPAVDWVIQLDCPDDVDTYIHRIGRTARYQAGGHALTLLCPSEEQGMLDRFKEKMLDVKKIKIKQSKMGNLKQQMQNFAFREPEIKYLGQRAFISYMKSVHIQKDKSVFKLSELPAEAFAESMGLPGAPQIKFAEQKASKVRGGQKKDENEKKDEEEVRVEERGVVGSDDESDEDEEETSDEGSDEEEEEDVNAGDKVEDESESESDSSSFDKPNSAPAVRTKYDRMFERKNQSILTPHYTALVSHGEAEDEEEGDDDVFTLARKNHNLSDDDDEGSHGELLKVAEGKETTAITGLVKGSEKPLISSEDLSKRKLKAATSKKSKLKTGVTGEKLIFDEVTGESRNFYETGKDVENQFMSEAKRREYLEEQREKMKVANEVDKLVAKEKRNELKRKRKEREREMRKEYMSDEDADVPVAYIGGADQGDHSDIDDRSPSPSSEPEVEVRNKKKRKNKFKPDVEEELDSKARLEDDEELALRLLQGS